One genomic window of Metopolophium dirhodum isolate CAU chromosome 4, ASM1992520v1, whole genome shotgun sequence includes the following:
- the LOC132942821 gene encoding forkhead box protein biniou-like: TPSTTLSLSPLPPLVSVFLEATTRTMNAPRSVPGSLASVLGFALVLVVSVAECDPAGPDAAALQTTEATVPAEGRGHFKKMMLNPYMLIPQLIALGFAPIVLANLKMMVMSALMINNMALNAAIFMTVRNIVFGPRPKVKYVNHGYHDHQNQHHHHHRQEDSNHPHHEHNEDDGVQSHHAGQSEQQPPQHLHASSRHTDHRRRRTTNTAIASSLRRRPTPPPTFTQPIV; this comes from the coding sequence ACGCCGTCGACGACGCTGTCGCTATCGCCACTGCCACCGCTGGTCAGTGTCTTTTTAGAAGCCACCACGCGTACGATGAACGCTCCGCGATCGGTTCCGGGTTCGCTAGCGTCGGTTCTCGGGTTCGCGCTCGTATTGGTCGTCTCCGTCGCCGAGTGCGATCCGGCTGGACCCGATGCGGCCGCGCTGCAGACGACGGAGGCCACCGTGCCGGCTGAAGGTCGTGGACACTTCAAGAAGATGATGTTGAACCCGTACATGCTGATACCGCAGTTGATCGCGCTGGGATTCGCGCCGATCGTTCTGGCCAACCTCAAGATGATGGTCATGTCGGCGCTGATGATCAACAACATGGCCCTGAACGCGGCCATTTTCATGACCGTCCGGAACATAGTGTTCGGTCCGCGGCCCAAGGTCAAGTACGTCAATCACGGTTATCACGACCACCAGAACCAACATCATCACCATCATCGCCAAGAAGACAGCAATCATCCACACCACGAACACAACGAAGATGACGGTGTCCAAAGTCACCACGCCGGACAGAGTGAGCAACAACCACCGCAGCACCTGCACGCGTCGTCGAGACACACAGACCACCGCCGCCGCAGGACAACGAATACAGCCATCGCTTCTTCGTTGCGACGACGACCGACGCCACCACCGACGTTTACGCAGCCCATCGTTTAA